A single genomic interval of Porphyromonas sp. oral taxon 275 harbors:
- the clpX gene encoding ATP-dependent Clp protease ATP-binding subunit ClpX codes for MAKKANKGHCVLCGRPEDEVPFLLEGVDGKVCPDCVALAMNMLRENELLKETKAQPFGSPELDLKALPKPQDIKEHLDHYVVGQDEAKRYLSVAVYNHYKRLLQHQEPHDEVEIEKSNILLLGPTGTGKTLLAKTIARLLQVPFTIVDATVLTQAGYVGEDIESLLTRLLQVADYDVAAAERGIVFIDEIDKIARKGDNPSITRDVSGEGVQQGLLKLLEGSIVNVPPQGGRKHPDQPMIQVNTQHILFICAGAFDGIERKIAHRLNTRIVGYNSPGAQHAHLKEEELLRYVDARDLKSYGLIPEIIGRLPIITHLNPLTRETLRMILTEPRNALTRQYTRMLAMDGIALHYTEDALDAIVEKTMEQKLGARGLRAIMEQVMMEAMYRLPSEQVTEFTIDRAYVEARLAESQGVIQA; via the coding sequence ATGGCTAAGAAGGCAAACAAAGGACACTGCGTCCTCTGCGGACGTCCCGAGGACGAAGTCCCCTTCCTCCTGGAGGGCGTCGACGGCAAGGTCTGCCCTGACTGCGTAGCCCTGGCGATGAACATGCTCAGGGAGAACGAGCTCCTCAAGGAGACCAAGGCTCAGCCCTTCGGCTCCCCCGAGCTCGACCTCAAGGCCCTGCCCAAGCCCCAGGACATCAAGGAGCACCTCGACCACTACGTCGTCGGACAGGACGAGGCCAAGCGCTACCTCTCGGTAGCTGTCTACAATCACTACAAGCGTCTCTTGCAGCACCAGGAGCCCCACGATGAGGTCGAGATCGAGAAGAGCAACATCCTACTACTCGGCCCCACGGGTACGGGCAAGACGCTGCTAGCGAAGACCATCGCCCGCCTCCTGCAGGTACCCTTCACCATCGTAGACGCCACCGTACTGACGCAGGCCGGCTACGTCGGTGAGGACATCGAGAGCCTACTGACGCGCCTCTTGCAGGTCGCCGACTACGACGTGGCGGCGGCCGAGCGCGGCATCGTCTTCATCGACGAGATCGACAAGATCGCCCGCAAGGGGGACAATCCCTCCATCACACGTGACGTCAGTGGCGAGGGCGTCCAGCAGGGTCTGCTCAAGCTCCTGGAGGGCTCCATCGTCAACGTCCCCCCTCAGGGCGGGCGCAAGCACCCCGATCAGCCCATGATCCAGGTGAACACGCAGCACATCCTCTTCATCTGCGCGGGGGCCTTCGACGGCATCGAGCGCAAGATCGCCCACCGCCTCAACACGCGCATCGTCGGCTACAACAGCCCCGGCGCCCAGCACGCCCACCTCAAGGAGGAGGAACTGCTGCGCTACGTCGACGCCCGTGACCTGAAGAGCTACGGCCTCATCCCCGAGATCATCGGCCGCCTGCCCATCATCACGCACCTCAATCCCCTGACGCGCGAGACCCTGCGCATGATCCTCACCGAGCCCCGCAATGCCCTGACGCGCCAGTACACCCGTATGCTCGCCATGGACGGCATCGCCCTGCACTACACCGAGGACGCCCTAGACGCGATCGTGGAGAAGACCATGGAGCAGAAGCTAGGCGCACGCGGTCTACGTGCCATCATGGAGCAGGTGATGATGGAGGCTATGTACCGACTGCCCTCCGAGCAGGTCACAGAGTTCACCATCGACCGCGCCTACGTAGAGGCACGTCTGGCGGAGAGCCAGGGCGTCATCCAGGCTTAG
- a CDS encoding efflux transporter outer membrane subunit: MKKLSHSLLPCLGLTLALSSCGIYSRYQRPTGITTEVYRTDQAVLASADSSTSLGRLPWRGLFTDPQLQQLIEEALRQNVDLQTAALSVRQAEAQLKAARLSFFPSLSLAPSVSTRKSEGADATHSYELPVQASWQVDLFGALLNASRSSQAQLLRAQEYQRLVQSRLIASVANGYYTLLMLDRQLALSQEAAGLAQRTLEVMQAQKEHGRALESAVQSARAALHQVQASLPEIKRQRIAAENSLALLLGQSPRSYERSTLEAQRLPEQLSVGLPVQLLSQRPDVRVAELALASCYYQTNAARSALYPTLSISGSLGWVGSLGQAVANPMRLVSSAVGALAQPIFARGRLVAGLRVAQAEQEKALLAFQQSLLSAGAEVSNALALYEASTERVAEEAKQIESLKANVAITEELFRSGRSSSYLEVISAQQSLLQAQLTEVRDRFSRMQAVVNLYNALGGGADTEKP, translated from the coding sequence ATGAAGAAGCTTAGCCATAGCCTCCTCCCCTGCCTAGGGCTCACGCTCGCCCTCTCCAGCTGCGGCATCTACTCCCGCTACCAGCGCCCCACGGGGATCACTACCGAGGTCTACCGCACAGACCAAGCGGTGCTGGCCTCGGCGGATAGCAGCACCAGCCTCGGGCGCCTGCCCTGGCGCGGGCTCTTCACCGACCCGCAGCTCCAGCAGCTCATAGAGGAGGCGCTGCGGCAGAATGTCGACCTACAGACGGCTGCCCTCTCGGTGCGTCAGGCCGAGGCGCAGCTAAAGGCCGCACGCCTCTCCTTCTTCCCCAGCCTCAGCCTCGCCCCCAGCGTCAGCACCCGCAAGAGCGAAGGTGCCGACGCCACGCACAGCTACGAGCTGCCCGTACAGGCAAGCTGGCAGGTGGACCTCTTCGGCGCGCTGCTCAATGCCTCACGCAGCAGCCAGGCACAGCTGCTGCGGGCCCAGGAGTACCAGCGCCTCGTCCAGAGCCGCCTCATCGCCAGCGTCGCCAATGGCTACTACACGCTGCTGATGCTCGACCGTCAGCTCGCCCTCAGCCAGGAGGCTGCTGGGCTCGCCCAGCGCACCCTCGAGGTGATGCAGGCGCAGAAGGAGCACGGCCGCGCCCTCGAGTCCGCCGTCCAGTCGGCACGTGCGGCGCTCCATCAGGTGCAGGCCAGCCTCCCCGAGATCAAGCGCCAGCGCATCGCAGCCGAGAACAGCCTAGCGCTGCTCCTAGGCCAGTCCCCCCGCAGCTACGAGCGCAGCACGCTGGAGGCACAGAGGCTGCCCGAGCAGCTCTCCGTCGGGCTGCCCGTCCAGCTCCTCAGTCAGCGCCCCGATGTACGTGTGGCGGAGCTGGCTCTGGCCAGCTGCTACTATCAGACGAATGCCGCCCGCTCAGCCCTCTACCCCACGCTCAGCATCAGCGGCAGCCTCGGCTGGGTCGGTAGCCTCGGGCAGGCGGTGGCGAACCCCATGCGTCTGGTCAGCTCTGCCGTCGGTGCGCTGGCGCAGCCCATCTTCGCCCGCGGTCGGCTTGTGGCGGGGCTTCGCGTAGCCCAGGCGGAGCAGGAGAAGGCCCTCCTAGCCTTCCAGCAGAGCCTCCTCTCGGCAGGGGCTGAGGTCAGCAATGCCCTAGCCCTCTACGAGGCCTCCACCGAGCGTGTCGCCGAGGAGGCCAAGCAGATCGAGAGCCTCAAGGCCAATGTCGCCATCACGGAGGAACTCTTCCGCTCGGGCCGCAGCAGCTCCTACCTCGAGGTCATCAGCGCCCAGCAATCGCTCCTGCAGGCTCAGCTGACGGAGGTACGTGACCGCTTCTCCCGCATGCAGGCCGTGGTGAACCTCTACAATGCCCTCGGAGGCGGCGCCGACACGGAGAAGCCTTAG
- the clpP gene encoding ATP-dependent Clp endopeptidase proteolytic subunit ClpP, giving the protein MNEFRKYATGHLGMNSLALEHYMQVQSSYISPTIVEERPMNVAQMDVFSRLMMDRIIFLGSQIDDYAANVIQAQLLFLDSSEPGKDISIYINSPGGSVYAGYGIYDTMQYIGSDVSTICTGVAASMASILLVAGAKGKRFALPHSRIMIHQPLGGMQGQASDMEIAAREILKVKKELYTILSEHSGQSFETIERDSDRDYWLTAPEALDYGMIDRVLKREEK; this is encoded by the coding sequence ATGAACGAGTTTAGAAAGTATGCGACGGGGCACCTGGGGATGAACTCCCTCGCCCTGGAGCACTATATGCAGGTACAAAGCAGCTATATCTCCCCTACGATCGTAGAGGAGCGCCCGATGAACGTGGCACAGATGGACGTCTTCTCCCGCCTGATGATGGACCGCATCATCTTCCTAGGCAGCCAAATCGACGACTATGCTGCCAATGTCATTCAGGCGCAGCTCCTCTTCCTCGACAGCAGTGAGCCCGGTAAGGATATCTCTATCTATATCAACTCTCCTGGGGGTAGTGTATATGCTGGCTACGGCATCTATGACACGATGCAGTATATCGGCAGCGACGTCTCGACCATCTGCACGGGGGTAGCCGCCTCCATGGCCTCCATCCTCCTGGTGGCGGGCGCCAAGGGCAAGCGCTTCGCTCTGCCCCACTCCCGCATCATGATCCACCAGCCGCTGGGGGGTATGCAGGGACAGGCCAGCGACATGGAGATCGCCGCACGCGAGATCCTCAAGGTCAAGAAGGAGCTCTATACCATCCTCTCCGAGCACTCAGGGCAGAGCTTCGAGACCATCGAGCGCGACAGCGACCGCGACTACTGGCTCACCGCTCCCGAGGCCCTGGACTACGGGATGATCGACCGCGTACTCAAGCGTGAGGAGAAGTAA
- the recQ gene encoding DNA helicase RecQ: MTETQLLSALKQSFGFDAFKGQQLPVIEHTLAGGDSFVLMPTGGGKSLCYQLPALLMEGTAVIFSPLIALMKNQVDAIRGYCTEDGIAHFLNSTLSRPQLEQVKEDLITGRTKLLYVAPEALHRQEYVELLRQVQISFYAVDEAHCISEWGHDFRPEYRRIRSLIEDIASRPIMALTATATPKVQQDIMRNLKLRNAATFQSSFNRPNLFYRILPKTEDTDSDIVRYILTNRGKSGIIYCMRRTEVERLAEILQANGIKALPYHAGMEAKDRMSNQDDFLEERAEVIVATIAFGMGIDKPDVRYVIHYDMPKSLEGYYQETGRAGRDGGEGVCIAYYDPTALGKLERFTKGKSVADQEIAKVLLRETADYAETKLCRRAFLLHYFGERYEQTNCGSCDNCLVPKSKVEAKELLLKVLEVVSTLKEKFNEDYVVTILRGETNSDVESFHHEELECFGIGEGVEESTWTTCIRQALIAGYLTKDVEHYGLLKLTPAGKKFMKKPTSFVIEVEDESEEAQPSSSAQGGGEATDPILYGLMKDLRKKMGQQNDVPPYVIFQDASLEAMATLYPITLEELQNIPGVGAGKAARYGQKFLELIRRHVQDNDIQRPADIRVRTTPNKSKLKVSIIQQIDRKVALDDIAIALGLDFEDLIREVEAIVYSGTRININYFIEDVVDEDRVADIYEYFKESVTDDINEALSELGSDYSEEEVRLIRIKFLSELAN, encoded by the coding sequence ATGACAGAGACTCAGCTCCTCAGCGCCCTCAAGCAGTCCTTCGGCTTCGACGCCTTCAAGGGGCAGCAGCTCCCGGTCATTGAGCACACGCTGGCTGGAGGCGATAGCTTCGTCCTCATGCCTACGGGTGGCGGGAAGAGTCTCTGCTATCAGCTGCCTGCCCTCCTGATGGAGGGGACGGCGGTCATCTTCTCCCCCCTGATCGCTCTGATGAAGAATCAGGTGGACGCCATACGTGGCTACTGCACGGAGGATGGGATAGCCCACTTCCTCAACTCGACCCTCTCGCGCCCCCAGCTCGAGCAGGTCAAGGAAGATCTGATCACAGGCCGCACCAAGCTCCTCTACGTAGCCCCCGAGGCCCTGCACCGACAGGAGTATGTGGAGCTGCTGCGCCAGGTCCAGATCTCCTTCTACGCCGTGGATGAGGCACACTGTATCTCGGAGTGGGGGCATGACTTCCGCCCCGAGTACCGCCGCATCCGCAGTCTCATCGAGGATATAGCCTCGCGACCCATCATGGCGCTGACGGCCACTGCTACCCCCAAGGTGCAGCAGGACATCATGCGCAACCTGAAGCTCCGGAATGCTGCCACCTTCCAGAGCTCCTTTAACCGCCCCAATCTCTTCTACCGCATCCTCCCCAAGACGGAGGACACCGACAGCGATATCGTCCGCTACATCCTCACCAACCGAGGCAAGAGCGGCATCATCTACTGCATGCGACGCACCGAGGTCGAGCGGCTAGCAGAGATCCTACAGGCCAACGGCATCAAGGCCCTCCCCTACCACGCAGGTATGGAGGCGAAGGATCGTATGAGCAATCAGGACGACTTCCTCGAGGAGCGTGCTGAGGTCATCGTCGCCACCATCGCCTTCGGCATGGGCATCGACAAGCCCGACGTACGCTACGTCATCCACTACGACATGCCCAAGAGTCTCGAGGGCTACTACCAAGAGACAGGGCGTGCCGGACGCGACGGAGGCGAAGGCGTATGTATCGCCTACTACGACCCGACCGCCCTCGGGAAGCTGGAGCGCTTCACCAAGGGCAAGTCCGTCGCCGACCAGGAGATCGCCAAGGTCCTCCTGAGGGAGACGGCCGACTATGCCGAGACCAAGCTATGCCGCCGCGCATTCCTCCTCCATTACTTCGGGGAGCGCTACGAGCAGACGAACTGTGGCAGTTGTGATAATTGTTTAGTACCTAAGAGTAAAGTGGAAGCAAAAGAACTGCTTTTGAAAGTCCTTGAGGTCGTCAGCACGCTCAAGGAGAAGTTCAACGAAGACTATGTCGTCACGATCCTACGTGGGGAGACCAACAGCGATGTGGAGTCCTTTCACCACGAGGAGCTCGAGTGCTTCGGCATCGGCGAGGGCGTCGAGGAGAGCACTTGGACGACCTGCATACGACAGGCACTCATCGCAGGCTACCTCACCAAGGACGTAGAGCACTACGGCCTACTGAAGCTCACCCCCGCGGGCAAGAAGTTCATGAAGAAGCCCACGAGCTTCGTCATCGAGGTAGAGGACGAGAGCGAGGAGGCACAGCCTAGCAGCTCGGCACAGGGCGGAGGCGAGGCCACCGACCCCATACTCTACGGCCTGATGAAGGACCTCAGGAAGAAGATGGGCCAGCAGAACGATGTGCCGCCCTACGTCATCTTCCAGGACGCCTCCCTCGAAGCCATGGCCACGCTCTACCCCATCACCCTAGAGGAGCTGCAGAATATCCCTGGCGTCGGCGCAGGTAAGGCTGCACGCTACGGACAGAAGTTCCTCGAGCTGATCCGCCGCCACGTCCAAGACAACGACATCCAGCGTCCCGCCGACATCCGAGTACGCACCACGCCCAATAAGTCCAAGCTCAAGGTGAGCATCATCCAGCAGATCGACCGCAAGGTCGCACTGGACGACATCGCCATCGCCCTAGGGCTGGACTTCGAGGATCTGATCCGCGAGGTCGAGGCCATCGTCTACTCGGGCACACGCATCAATATCAATTACTTCATCGAGGACGTTGTAGATGAAGACCGCGTAGCGGACATCTACGAGTACTTCAAGGAGTCCGTCACGGACGACATCAACGAGGCCCTGAGTGAGCTGGGCAGCGACTACTCAGAGGAAGAGGTACGTCTCATACGTATTAAGTTCCTCTCCGAGCTGGCCAACTAG
- a CDS encoding efflux RND transporter permease subunit, giving the protein MNLTRFIQRPVLSTVISIFIVILGVIGLLQLPIEQYPNIAPPTVQVSTAYAGADAQTVLNSVIAPLEEQINGVEGMTYMTSTATNSGGAQITVYFREGTDPDMAAVNVQNRVQQAQALLPADVVRVGVTTQKRQSSMLLVYSLSSTDGRYDAEFLANYADINIIPSMKRVQGVGSANTFSQSTYAMRLWLDPDKMRAYGLIPSDVSAILSAQNFEAAPGSLGESGDRTYEYTLRYKGRLKELSEYENVILRSDEAGGIIRLKDVAKVELGSLSYGSNSKLNGHPAVSGMVTQIAGSNANDIVRDIKAQLKELEKDFPPGMEIQYVVDVTDFLQASIEHVIQTLLEAFLLVFIVVYLFLQDLRSTLIPAIAVPVSLVGTFFVLNLFGFSLNLLTLSALVLAIAIVVDDAIVVVEAVHAKLDEGYQSARQASIDAMHEISGAIISITLVMAAVFVPVSFISGISGAFFREFGITMAIAIVISAVNALTLSPALCALLLRAHTDHEGKKLNFVKRFHLAFNTAYDRHVQRPYERFVRFFTGHKVSAAVLVVVSILTTGYFMMTTSSELVPSEDTGSVMVAVSTPAGTSREKTEALLAKVAKVAEAQEGVSKVMQISGFSFMGGSGSNYASMFINMKPFDERSATAAAVARTLMAYGATLPDATVIAMTPPMIPGYGMSSGVSLTMLDRTGGSLDKFFSETQKFLGALNARPEVAYAMTQYNASYPQYLIDVDVAAAMRSGTTPQAILATLQGYFGGMYVSNFNSYGKLYRVLLQTAPEERLDINALSSIYVRTGSGEMAPITSFITTEKVYGPASISRFNLYTSIDVMAAPAPGYATGDVLKAISEVSAQTLPAGYGYDYTGLTRSEQESSDTTTLIFGLCLLFVYLILSAQYESYVLPLSVILSIPFGLFGSYLFVQLFGHTNNIYTQIALIMLIGLLAKNAILIVEFAVERRQRGLSIYEAAIQGAVARLRPILMTSLAMIIGLLPLMFASGVGANGNSTLGATTVGGMLIGMVLQIFVVPTLFVIFQYLQERIKPLEPKEPNTLAHEEA; this is encoded by the coding sequence ATGAACCTCACTAGATTCATCCAGCGGCCCGTCCTCTCCACGGTGATCTCGATCTTCATCGTGATCCTCGGGGTCATCGGCCTGCTGCAGCTGCCGATCGAGCAGTACCCCAACATCGCTCCGCCCACCGTCCAGGTGTCGACCGCCTACGCAGGGGCCGATGCCCAGACCGTACTGAACTCAGTGATCGCCCCCCTCGAGGAGCAGATCAATGGCGTAGAGGGCATGACCTACATGACCTCTACGGCGACCAACTCAGGGGGCGCGCAGATCACCGTCTACTTCCGCGAGGGTACAGACCCCGATATGGCGGCCGTCAACGTGCAGAACCGCGTGCAGCAGGCGCAGGCCCTCCTGCCTGCCGACGTCGTGCGCGTCGGGGTGACGACGCAGAAGCGCCAGTCCAGCATGCTTCTCGTCTACTCCCTGAGCAGCACGGATGGACGCTACGACGCGGAGTTCCTGGCCAACTACGCCGACATCAACATCATCCCCTCGATGAAGCGCGTGCAGGGTGTGGGCTCAGCCAATACCTTCAGCCAGTCCACCTACGCCATGCGTCTGTGGCTCGACCCCGATAAGATGCGCGCCTACGGCCTTATCCCCTCGGACGTCTCGGCGATACTCTCAGCGCAGAACTTCGAGGCTGCGCCCGGGAGCCTCGGCGAGTCAGGCGACCGCACCTACGAGTACACGCTGCGCTACAAGGGGCGTCTCAAGGAGCTGAGCGAGTACGAGAACGTCATCCTACGCTCCGACGAGGCCGGCGGTATCATCCGCCTCAAGGACGTGGCCAAGGTAGAGCTTGGCTCCCTCAGCTACGGCTCCAACTCCAAGCTCAACGGCCATCCCGCCGTCTCGGGGATGGTCACTCAGATCGCGGGCTCCAATGCCAACGACATCGTCCGCGATATCAAGGCACAGCTCAAGGAGCTAGAGAAGGACTTCCCTCCCGGTATGGAGATCCAGTACGTCGTGGACGTCACGGACTTCCTCCAGGCCTCGATCGAGCACGTCATCCAGACGCTGCTGGAGGCCTTCCTCCTGGTCTTCATCGTGGTCTACCTCTTCCTGCAGGACCTGCGCTCCACGCTGATCCCCGCTATCGCCGTACCAGTGTCGCTGGTGGGTACCTTCTTTGTGCTGAACCTCTTCGGCTTCTCGCTCAACCTCCTCACGCTCTCGGCGCTGGTGCTCGCCATCGCTATTGTAGTGGATGACGCCATCGTAGTCGTGGAGGCCGTGCATGCCAAGCTCGACGAGGGCTACCAGTCGGCGCGGCAGGCTAGCATCGATGCCATGCACGAGATCTCAGGGGCCATCATCTCCATCACGCTGGTGATGGCGGCGGTCTTCGTACCCGTGTCCTTCATCTCGGGCATCAGTGGGGCCTTCTTCCGCGAGTTCGGGATCACGATGGCCATCGCTATTGTGATCTCGGCGGTGAACGCCCTGACGCTGAGCCCCGCCCTGTGCGCGCTCCTGCTGCGAGCCCACACCGACCACGAGGGGAAGAAGCTCAACTTCGTCAAGCGCTTCCATCTGGCCTTCAACACCGCCTACGATCGACACGTGCAGCGCCCCTATGAGCGCTTCGTCCGCTTCTTCACGGGGCACAAGGTCAGCGCGGCTGTCCTCGTCGTGGTGAGCATCCTCACGACGGGCTACTTCATGATGACGACCAGCAGTGAGCTCGTCCCCAGCGAGGACACGGGCTCCGTGATGGTCGCCGTCTCCACGCCGGCGGGGACGAGCCGCGAGAAGACTGAGGCGCTACTGGCTAAGGTCGCCAAGGTCGCCGAAGCCCAGGAGGGCGTCTCGAAGGTAATGCAGATCTCGGGCTTCAGCTTTATGGGTGGGAGCGGGTCGAACTATGCCTCCATGTTCATCAACATGAAGCCCTTCGACGAGCGCAGCGCTACGGCGGCCGCCGTAGCGCGCACGCTGATGGCCTACGGCGCTACGCTCCCCGACGCGACCGTGATAGCTATGACCCCGCCGATGATCCCTGGCTACGGGATGTCCTCGGGCGTATCACTGACGATGCTCGACCGTACGGGCGGCTCGCTGGACAAGTTCTTCAGCGAGACGCAGAAGTTCCTCGGCGCGCTCAACGCCCGTCCCGAGGTGGCCTACGCCATGACGCAGTACAATGCTAGCTACCCGCAGTACCTCATCGATGTGGACGTGGCGGCCGCGATGCGTAGCGGCACGACGCCTCAGGCCATCCTCGCCACGCTGCAGGGCTACTTCGGTGGGATGTACGTCTCCAATTTTAATAGCTACGGCAAGCTCTACCGTGTCCTCCTGCAGACTGCCCCTGAGGAGCGCCTCGATATCAATGCCCTATCCAGCATCTACGTACGCACGGGGAGCGGGGAGATGGCACCCATCACCAGCTTCATCACGACGGAGAAGGTCTACGGCCCTGCGAGCATCAGCCGCTTCAACCTCTACACCTCGATCGACGTGATGGCTGCTCCCGCCCCAGGCTACGCTACGGGGGACGTCCTCAAGGCGATCTCTGAGGTCTCAGCCCAGACGCTGCCCGCAGGCTACGGCTACGACTATACGGGGCTGACGCGCTCCGAGCAGGAGTCCTCCGATACGACGACGCTGATCTTCGGCCTCTGTCTGCTCTTCGTCTACCTCATCCTGAGCGCTCAGTACGAGAGCTACGTGCTGCCGCTGTCGGTCATCCTGTCCATCCCCTTCGGCCTCTTCGGCTCCTACCTCTTCGTGCAGCTCTTCGGCCACACCAATAATATCTACACGCAGATCGCTCTGATCATGCTCATTGGGCTGCTGGCGAAGAACGCTATCCTCATCGTAGAGTTCGCCGTCGAGCGCCGCCAGCGTGGCCTCAGCATCTACGAGGCTGCCATCCAGGGTGCTGTAGCGCGTCTCCGACCCATCCTCATGACCTCGCTGGCGATGATCATCGGGCTGCTCCCGCTGATGTTCGCCTCGGGCGTCGGCGCCAACGGCAACTCTACGCTCGGCGCTACCACCGTGGGTGGGATGCTCATCGGGATGGTGCTGCAGATCTTCGTCGTCCCCACGCTCTTTGTCATCTTCCAGTACCTCCAGGAGCGCATCAAGCCTCTGGAGCCCAAGGAACCCAATACGCTCGCTCATGAAGAAGCTTAG
- a CDS encoding peptidylprolyl isomerase — MKSKTALALLSLLPLGGLALAQAKSDEPQKQNIIDEVVWMVGDEPILLSDIEYQKLVLRSEGHTEGDLDCVIPERIAIQKLFLNQAKIDSIEVGDTQVNRMVEMWIQNAISQLGSQEKLEEYFNKKIGQIREEQATQVRNEEIVRAMQQRIAQDVRVSPSEISAFYKQLPQDSLPFVPKTVEVQIIAMQPQIPLSEIDRVKGVLRGYADDINAGKREFSTIARLYSEDKRTAAQGGEYGFVGKVSLDPAFATAIFNLSEKNRVSPIIKTDEGYHIAQLIERRGDLVNFRHILIRPVVEEKALEQASARLDSVAGLIKDQRLTFEQAAELYSEDKNTFNNGGLMTNSSNESNFSGSALFRYEELPQDIAKVAYTLKTGEVSKPFTMRNDKGLEQVAIIRIKAEHAEHMANMNADFRTIKEMALAKKRARIIDEWIRQKQRETSIVMAPRYRDCAFQYPGWVHDKK, encoded by the coding sequence ATGAAATCGAAGACAGCCCTAGCGCTCCTCTCCCTCCTGCCCCTCGGGGGGCTAGCTCTGGCCCAGGCCAAGAGTGACGAACCACAGAAGCAGAACATCATAGACGAGGTCGTCTGGATGGTAGGTGACGAGCCTATCCTCCTCTCCGATATCGAGTATCAGAAGCTCGTCCTCCGCAGCGAGGGACACACCGAGGGCGACCTCGACTGCGTCATCCCCGAGCGCATCGCTATACAGAAGCTCTTCCTCAACCAGGCCAAGATCGACAGCATCGAGGTAGGTGACACCCAGGTCAACCGTATGGTCGAGATGTGGATACAGAATGCCATCTCCCAGCTGGGATCGCAGGAGAAGCTCGAGGAGTACTTCAATAAGAAGATCGGCCAGATCCGCGAGGAGCAGGCCACCCAGGTGCGCAACGAGGAGATCGTACGTGCCATGCAGCAGCGCATCGCCCAGGATGTGCGTGTCTCGCCCTCCGAGATCAGCGCCTTCTACAAGCAGCTGCCGCAGGACAGCCTCCCCTTCGTCCCCAAGACGGTAGAGGTGCAGATCATCGCCATGCAGCCTCAGATCCCGCTCTCGGAGATCGACCGCGTCAAGGGCGTACTGCGTGGCTATGCCGATGACATCAATGCGGGCAAGCGCGAGTTCTCCACCATCGCTCGCCTCTACTCCGAGGACAAGCGTACGGCAGCCCAGGGCGGAGAGTACGGCTTCGTGGGCAAGGTGTCACTCGACCCTGCCTTCGCCACCGCCATCTTCAACCTCTCGGAGAAGAATCGCGTGTCCCCCATCATCAAGACCGATGAGGGCTACCACATCGCCCAGCTCATCGAGCGCCGCGGCGACCTGGTGAACTTCCGTCACATCCTCATCCGTCCCGTCGTCGAGGAGAAGGCGCTCGAGCAGGCCAGCGCCCGTCTGGACTCGGTCGCTGGCCTTATCAAGGACCAGCGCCTCACCTTCGAGCAGGCTGCCGAGCTCTACTCTGAGGACAAGAACACCTTCAACAACGGCGGACTAATGACCAATAGCTCCAATGAGAGCAACTTCTCCGGCTCGGCACTCTTCCGCTACGAGGAGCTCCCTCAGGACATCGCCAAGGTAGCCTACACGCTCAAGACAGGTGAGGTCTCCAAGCCCTTCACCATGCGCAACGACAAGGGCCTCGAGCAGGTAGCTATCATCCGCATCAAGGCTGAGCACGCCGAGCACATGGCGAACATGAACGCCGACTTCCGCACCATCAAGGAGATGGCGCTGGCCAAGAAGCGTGCCCGCATCATCGACGAATGGATACGGCAGAAGCAGCGCGAGACCTCCATCGTCATGGCTCCGCGCTACCGCGACTGCGCCTTCCAGTACCCAGGCTGGGTTCACGACAAGAAGTAG